In Phyllopteryx taeniolatus isolate TA_2022b chromosome 5, UOR_Ptae_1.2, whole genome shotgun sequence, the DNA window ttttttttcaactacaaaaaaggaagtctgcctttttattcattaaaaaatgtgcctttttatttcatatttcatatttgtcatgtttgttcatgtttcatatatatcaactgtttttgttttttcaactgtGCATAAAGGCATTTGTATTAATGgggtatttttttgtgaaataattttGAGTTGCTAAAGAATGTCGGTTGCGACTTAATGACTAAGTTAAATTTTGGCTCCCGAGGCAAAAccagttgggaaccactgagTAGCTGAATGTTTGAATATGAAACTTACAACTACAGTGGTCTATTTCCCCTGACATTTTTTAGGCTTGAAGTGGGGATTTGATAACATTGTGCAATTGTAAGTCATGCTAAGAGTTACAAAactggccatttttttttcatagggtCTGTTGAGAAATGAAAAGACAGGGGGACAAGATATATAACTTATTTTTAAAGAGAAGCAAGTCAGGCAACGGTAAGGTGGAcagagagagtgtgagtgaatggctcgtatgtgtgtgcgcgtgagtatctgtgagtgtgtgtgtgtcagtggatAACTGTGAGCGGGTTACTCTGTgattattgacaaaattgttgcagtttttgaagttgtgtttgtgtgtacattgtgttgtaaacattGTTAATAAACTTTAATTTATGTGCACAAACCTCATCTGTATGCTTAGTATGTACATTGCAACATTTAGAGAGACTGATTGCAATTCATTGGTTGTGAAACAAATTCATTGTCATAGTCTGTTTACATAGTCCCTGAAATAGCCTTGGCCACCCCCTGGCCACCCCAAGGATTAAAGTCTAGCTCTGCCACTGAAACTACCATTTTATAGACGTACCGTACGTACCTTAGAGTATGAGAAACTGTTGAAATTGACTCTAACCGGCCAGCAAGGGGTGGTGTTCCTGCAAACCTCTttcaactttttatttactcaTTTATTTTCGTACTCTCGTTTATTTGTGACATTTATGATATTTCCAAATAAACTGTTAAGGGAATGGGTAGTAGTTCATAAATGAAAGATAGGCGGTGTGATGGATTGACGgattaaaaaatagataaacGATTGAAAGATATATGGATAGATGAAGGGGTAGACAGTTGAATGCTACAAGGACAAAAAATGGACGTTGTATGGGTGAATGGGTATATGATAAAAGACTATGGTTGGATGACGGAATAATCAAAGGGTGTATTGacaagtggatggatggaaaggtgggtgaatggttggatggataaatgaCACTGATAGATGGACATTTAAATGGATAAAATGacatggacagatggatggtaGAAGGGAATATTGAAATGATGGACAGATTGATAGAAAGACAAGGCAGACAGATGGACTAAaggatgttgaaaatggatggccaGATGAATGGCTCAATTGAAGGACAgtgggatggatggacagattatAACTAAAAAGAGATGGCTAGATGAATGAATGGTACAGAACGGCACAACAAGAGATAGATggtggctggatggatggatggatgggtggattgaATAATTGAAGGACAAGATGGACAGTTGAATGGCTTATTGAGTTCTTTTGAtgtatgtgattgactggcagaAGAGTTAAGGCCTTTTCCGATTATGGTTTGAATTTCCTCCCATCTGCACATTAaacctgtaaaaaaaagaaaacattccaTCCTCTCCCTCAAAGTTTTCTGTTTGTTGGCTGCTGCTTATTTTAGGTTCTGTCAGGCTCACCACATAATGACAGAGGTGCAGTATATGAAAGGCCCATGCCCATGTGTCGCCTCCCTTTTCACCGGCCCATATAAGCCTCTTgcttggggggcggggggaagtCTTCTCCACTCAATCTCCTTGCTTGCTTCCCCAAAAGAAAGCCAGGCTCGAGCTGTGTCAACCGGACCAAaccatggacaaccattcgtacaACCATTCTTACAACTTCCCCTCCGACTGCAACCCACTCACCAACTGCAAGTCTGCCCGCAAACCGGCGGGTTCCACCGTGGTCAACATGGGCCAAACGGGCAAGAACCCGCCTCGGGACTACATCTTCTGGTCTCTGTGCAACACGTTGTATGTGAACTTCTGCTGCCTAGGATTCATGGCTCTCCTGTACTCCATCAAGGTAGGAAGACAATTCTGGTAGCATGTAAGGAAGACAATTCTGGTAGCATGTAAGAAAGACCCTTGGAGAACTGGTGGAAAACATGTTCCCCTTCCATAGTTTACTTCAGGGTTTGCGTTGCATTGCTGCGGtcttcaatttttttaaacttaattcATGTTGTTAGCCTGacagcaaaaagtatttttttaacattttcaaaacaagttCAACAAACCAGAAGAATCCAGTTGTCTCGACTGAtaaccatgacctggatgactgagaatctaggcagaccaaaagaaaaaaacgcaaTTATGAGCAAGCCAATTGAGATTTTGTATTGCTATTGTTATAGTAAGGTTAAAATGACATGGGCAATTATGCTACTAGGCTAACAGTAAATGTATCAGAAACGATCTTAGACATTAAGCCTTCAAAAATACAACCAATGGAGCCAATAAATCGATTTACATAGAAGAAGAAACTACAGGGTGTAGAAATATTTTCAAGCACCAGCAGTGGACTGGCCACGAGTCTCTAATTAAAGACGCTGAGTGGCTTCGTCTGGGTGGTTAAAAATGGCGTAATTACCATGTTCCTGGTGGGCGAGCGCTCAAGAGAAATTAgagagggaagaagaagaagaagcctgcTTTGCTCCAAAACTAAACAGCTGTAACAGCATTGAACCTGAGAGGCGTCAGAAGAGCAGTGgttaaaaatgactgaaatgGGTTCATTGGTTGGAGAAAGCCTAAACCCAGAACTAACCCCATGTCTGTAGAAGCATGTCACTAGTCCTAACCCAAAACCCAAACCCATGTTGCTGGCTCACTCTAACTCAAGTCCTAACCCTAACTGTAGTTTTAAAACTAACCCTGAACCCAGATCCTaacccaggggtgggcaaagtatggccacTGCATACTTAGCAACAGTCTCGTGACCATGAAtacaccccgccccccccccccccccccgtccccaaattggtttattaaaatgtattacttcattattataatcattattatttttgtattcatttactcCATGCCTTCATCACATCTCAGCTGGATTACTGCAATCCACTTTACTTTGGCGTCAGCCAGTCTTCCCTCAATCGTCTCCAGTTGGTTCTAAAATGCTACTGCTGAATTGACCACCCAGTGCACATTAGACAAGCCCctcactgtccatttttttttaaatcctactAGCCCTCGCTCAGGTCCTAAAATTAACATTATCCTTACCCTAAACAGATAGCAGTAGTAGCATGTTGTTAGCTCATACCCTAAAACAAACCCAAATCCGTACCAGAACCCTGAGACTATCCCCAGCCTCTCTTGGTTCtcttggtgatgagcagtgttgtgttcgCATCAAACATACCTTTGGGAATTATGGCCCAAAAAATTCAACCTTGGTTTTATCAgacaattacactttttttttttttttttaaaccattacacaacactgctcatcaccaaatgaacacacttgtgcaaccacaatgTCTgcgttgtttatttttacttctctgggaaagattaaaaaacaattcagttgtaCGAGTCACTTGGtggaaaaaggtttgaaatcaTTTATCTTGGTTTcgttttttatatcacaaaaacctggcatttaaacaggggtgtgtagacattttatattcatTGTGCCTCTCTCTATTTACATCTTTTATTACATTGGGTTCTCATCTGAGGAGGTTGTAAAACGTAACAAGCAGTTACTGTTCTAACCAATCAGGCCCGGGACCAGAAGACCCAGGGTAACCTGCAGCTGGCCCAGGAGTGCTCCGATAAAGCCAAGTGGTACAACATCCTGGCGGCCGGCTGGAACCTGCTGATTCCTCTCTTGGCCGTCGTCCTGCTCGTACTCCTGCTGGTCCACCTGGGTTCCTCTCAGGGCTCCTTCGACTTCCTCGGAGAAGACGGCCTACAGAACTTCCTGAAACTCTTCAGCTGGTAGACGGACGGGATAAAACAACCCACCCAGTTTTCACACTCATCGgccaatttgatttgatttgaaggaGAAGCGACACCGCGGCGTCATTTGCAGGCAGTCCAGCGTCCTGGAGGTCTAGATTTGTGCTGAGCCACCCAATCAGCTTTCGGATGATTCTATAATGGCGAGTGATGCGGCAGTACCACGATATACAGCAAACTCCCGCTATGTGTGGGATAGGGAAAATCCACCATTAATTGACacttacaaaaaatgtttgtaattgcaTATAAGATgcaacaagatggcagcaaagtacCATTTTTCTGTTAGACAAAACTATGgactgactaaatgaagctccaccCCGCAGTTTAACATAAATAAGCGACTAGATGCTGCCAAAGCAACATTTTCTCaacaaataacagaggataggtagCCCAAAAATCCGCAATTAGTCAAATTTGCGAATGCCAaaccgcaaatatgcaggggttcactgtcaCCATGTTCGGGAGAAACATTAGCACAGACagcagcatttaaaaatattcagGACAAATTAGGATCAATGACCTAAAACcaaattttgcattatttttgtattgttgcaTTCCTTATCGTAGTAAATTTTGAAGCTGCGTTTCTTGAAGTATGTtcgttgttttatttattgtatttattcaggCCGGTCGCCTATGAATTACCTTCACACGACttaacccaaaacatttttatccaTGACGACAACTTGTGATTGGTCgtagtcagatttttttttaatgacgttTTACCTAGCGTGGGTTTGTAATTCAAAGAGACGCAGCTGATTCAAGTAAGCAATCATTTTTGGGAGGAAAGAGAAACACTACAGTCAAATTATTGTATGTATTcattgtgggcggcacggtggtcgactggttagagcgtcagcctcacagttctgaggacccgggttcaatccccggccccacctgtgtggagtttgcatgttctccccatgcctgcgtgggttttctccggcacaccggtttcctcccacatcccaaaaacacgcatgaattggagactctaaattgcccgtaggtgtgaatgtgagtgtgaatggttgtttgtttgtatgtgccctgcgattggctggcgaccaattcagggtgtaccccgcctcctgcccgatgatagctgggataggctccagcacgcccgcgaccctattgaggagaagcggctcggaagaTGGATGGTATTCATTGTGATAGCATATACAGTGTCCcccaacatttaaaatatgaatatctTACATTTGCTAGGCATGCAAAATTTATATTGGCTTGTGTTGAAAAATACAAGATTTATTCCTCAAAATTCCAATAGATAACCGATTTTACGAAGACACTAATCTAATTTCACTCAAATTTTAGCAGCATAGAAAAACAAGCACGATAGCAAGTGTACTGTGATTTTCTGTCTTCTcattgagggggggaaaacaaacaaacatcaaatGTAGATTTTACACAACTTGTTAAAATTTGAGATCATTTGAGCAAGAACTGGCAACGTTATTAGACTAATAAATTGGGGGGGGATACCCTGTTTGCAGTATATTATCTtttgtttcctttcttttttttggatcaCTTTGAATAAATCCGCTGAAGTCAGTGTTatgctgaacaaaaaaaaaaaaagtttgaaaactcataatttatttttaaacttttcaagaaatgttttcaattCAACTTGTTGACTCACGCCAGCTTCTCTGTTGACGTTTCTTGCTGCATGCCTTTCCTTTCTAATTGGACTGGACTCGATGTAAAACCTGTATTCTTGTGGTTCTGCCAGTGCACCTACACCCTGCTTTTAAACCGCCAGTTACTGATCCCGGTAGGTTGTAATTCCCAGGCGGGTCCGCTCCTTCCCT includes these proteins:
- the ifitm5 gene encoding interferon-induced transmembrane protein 5 codes for the protein MDNHSYNHSYNFPSDCNPLTNCKSARKPAGSTVVNMGQTGKNPPRDYIFWSLCNTLYVNFCCLGFMALLYSIKARDQKTQGNLQLAQECSDKAKWYNILAAGWNLLIPLLAVVLLVLLLVHLGSSQGSFDFLGEDGLQNFLKLFSW